Genomic window (Aethina tumida isolate Nest 87 chromosome 4, icAetTumi1.1, whole genome shotgun sequence):
ataaaccgcaacaaaataaaacacgccaaaaacattattataatcattattaaattgatgagTTAggaaatttccaaatttacatTATGGCACCACAAATTATTTCGGGTTTTGTTTCAATGACTTCatggaattttaattgacaaGGTGCACATCAAGTATATCCAAATTGAGGCAATTATGGTATATttactttcttttttttatgaacaagtttaaataaaagtatatacatCATGTGTTCAATTTTTGTAGGTGAAGGAACACTGATATTGGACTGTTTAATTTACTTCATCTTTTATCACAATGAATTAACAGCAGGCttaaaattgtgataattACCAGTGGCGACTACTCAGATGAGGCACGAGAGGCAGTGCCTCACCTATGAAAATGATTATTGACataatgttaatgtttttatgtttttattctttaaatataatttaatatttaaacaaaggtAGAAGAGTAATATGTTGCCAAACCgacaattaaacaatcaataacagttttacattcaatttcaatgaatataaGTTCTCCTGAGGCACGTTTAAATGTGCCTCTTCGCGTCAATTCGTTTCATAAGTAAATCCTGAATGTTTCTGTGGCTCCAACATTGGCGCATGCGCTTTAAGATTGGGCGATTGCTTCAATGGCGGGGAAGCTGAGGCGTGCCTCTAACCAATAAGATAACTCCAAATACCGGCACAAACGAAATTCCCGAACATAGACGATTCTTCAGTTTCAAAAACTACTTGATCATGTGTGTGTCTGGTGGATTCAGTTGTGGAAACATCTCTTTTTTATTACGGTATGGCGTCAACCAAAAATAACacgaaagaatttattaacataaaaatggcGATGACGTGGtggattttctattaaataaatgtgtatttccagtttaaattacaatgacaaaatgtttgttgttacAGAATTAAACCGTCCAATtcttaatttgaatgttttaacaaaaaacgcAGTTTTACTATGTCTTGGtacgataaataaattatcttgctggccattttattttcaaaaaaaaattacatgacAAAAGCACTAATCATTCGAATCgtatgttgttaattatatgtaaataaaattaaaatattgttttggactaaatattaaatcatatttatacaCTTACCTGTATAAGAAtacatcttttttattttatatcttttatcatcttttattacagtaaattaacaacaaacttaaaattgtgaaaattattacaataaatatttaaaactgtcgTTGTAAGGTATGCAACCACCTTTAGTCAGAAGTGTAAACGGGGTTACATACTTTATATTGtttcatattataatatataaatgtatattattattttatcacagaaaattatttggtagTCACTACGAagcataaattaacaaaattgactaattaataagtaaataaataaattacgacaAGTTTCGCAAGGTAAACGTCAAACACCTAACCTAAGATTGTTTGTCTTGTTCCACCTATGATTGTCAGGCGGAGGCAGTACGTGAGTCGCGGGACGTGGAGAGCGGCAAGCCACCGTCCGCCGATCGGGACCTGGTGAGCGGCAGCAGTCCGCTCGCCGAAGCCGACGAGACGGGTAGGCGACGTGGCCGTGGCACGAGGACGCGACCGCTCCGCGTATTGCTCCGACGACTGGCCATCATGACGATTGTGGGCGCGATTGCGGCCGCCCTGGCCGCCCTCATCTGGTACTTCCTCGGGTGGTTGTCGCTCGTGCAGCTGGTGCTCGTTGCCGTTGTGGCCTACGTGGCCGCCGGCAACTACCGTTGGTTCTATGTGGCCCTCAAGACGGCGCCGAGGGACATAAGGTGAGTTACGACctggtttattataaaataaacgtcCGTGTGCTAATTGACCGCGATTTTTTGCGGTGTTTGTTTACTTGGTGACCTTTTTTGTGACGGCTACGTtggtttatttattgcattattttgattaaagttAATGGAGCCAAGTAAACAAGTTTCGGtgctttgtttaataaatttagggACTGTTTTATGATTATACGTTTGGAACAGTTCAAGCATTGTTAATGTGTCTTTTACAGTTACTTAATTAAGTTGCTTTGCTGTGTTTAGTACGTGTTTTTAACAGTTACCTTTTGGTGTTTGTTACCAATGTCTTTTACCACAAATTTCCAAAGATCAAAGACTTTGtacaaattgtattatatttatttacaacgtatttatcataaaaatttgcatCCTTAACACTAATTGGAccgttttaaaagtataatttaacaatgtacccaaaaaaatttcaattattataaaaattaatggaactagtttttattcatatttgcataagtttattttctttgtggGGGTCCCTGAAAAGTTTCCATTCAAGGAGAATTTTAGTTCCTGCGTCAAAATATGCTGTGACAAAATGCGTAGCGATTATACTTATAAATTGCCGGTTTTGTAATAATCGAACTTGATGGTTCCAAAGTTCGTgcacattaaaaaatcattaccATATCAATTCGCTTTTTCCAGGTTCGAAAACCTTTCATATTTGATGCACCAATTAACTATgcgaaaaatgtttgttgttaattaattgtgtgtgcGTTTGATAAAATCGTTGGGTTTAATGGATTTTTATCATGGCACAATTTCACTTGAACGAAAGTACTTGATTTAGTGATTGGtaatttgatttgatgaaTGGTTGATTAGCCTAAATTCCGCGTAGTTAACAATACACACTGAGACctttaattaacacaaaatgGTTATATGCAAATGCGAAATTTGCttaacaaaaaagttaatCACGTTTgaggtaaaaaatgttaattaatagaaatagcTGTCCCAATGATTATGGTCTATGGGGTGCCCCGTAAAGTTCAGTATTTCCAAACCTGATGGAAGAAAAATTGACTTTAGTGTCTAGaggtcaatttttataaaacgttttattaacataaacagCATTTAATGCGATTATAATATGTGTGTCACTCAGTCAgacattcattttaattattatgtttttaaaatatatatttgatgatATATTAGGGTATCTTAATGTAATTTCTATGGTTCATAAAAACTAGGTTATATtaggttattattaaattattacttgcGCCCTCTTTGTTTTCAAAATCAGCCAAATGTCCATTTTTATGGATATTTCAGAAACGGTCAGATATCAATCAATATCCTGTTTGtggtaataaactttttaaaaaattgagtttcGCCCagcataattttgttatttctgtTAAATGCCAAAATCAATAGAGACGTCAATGGTGTGTAAACAAATAGTTTgagtaattagtttaattacagGAGAACTATTATTAAACGTTCGAcgaattaatgataatttgttggaaaataattaaaatattccataaatttgtataaatatataaaaacaagtaaaatataagaGGTCACTTCTCTTtccagttttttataataatagataatatatttgtataaaaaattgaaaataattaaacgtcGCTTATATTAGTGTAGCTTTATCAAGAAATAAAAGACAAAATGCGCTTCGCTTCGTAGAATTATAATGAAGAGACTGCATATCTATAtaaagaattgaaaataatgaaaagacTAAACGTCGCTTCGCTCCGTagaattataatgaaaagaCTGCATATCTATAtaaagaattgaaaataatgaaaagacTCTGAACGTCGGTTCGCtccgtaattttataatgaagaaaatgtaGAAATGTGTGTAACTTATCAAGAAATAAAAGACAAAACGTCTCTTCGCTCCGTAGATTTATAACGAAGAGGCTGTAAATGTATATAAGGAATTGAGAATAATGAATAGACTGAAAGTCGCTTCGctccttaattttataatgaagaagttataaaaatttgtgtacTATCGGCTCCAGAATTGCATTACCACCTCAAGGTTCATTCTCGCTTGCAGTGTTCGTCGTTGCTCACGACCGATATTTGTGGAGGAGATCATTTTGCTTTGTGCGCTCGGCGCTACGCACGACACGCAGACCGAATTTAGCGATTAAATCTTGTACAATACGATTCATTCTTTTgggattttattgtttcatttatgAATATTCTCTTTTCcgtagaaaataattgaaaataataaaagaacaataCGTGTACGAATTTCGTTATTTATATTGCGCTGCATCTTGTCTCGTTACATCGAAGGTAATAAATGAACCGCATGTTTTACGAGACGGTCAAATCACATTCGTGGTGGGGGAAGTGAGTAATGCGCCAAGCGATACTGAATTGAAAGTGGTAATGCAATTCTGTAACCGATAGTACCTTATCAAGAAATAAAAGACAAAACGTCGCTTCACTTCGTAGATTTATAATGAAGAAAttgtatatctgtataaagaattgaaaataatgaaaagacTTAACGTCGATTCACTCcgtaatattataatgaagaaactgtagaaatttttataggttatcaaaaaataaaagacaagACGTCATTTCTCTTCCTTTTTCTATTTCTAGTAAATGTTGTAAACGTTTCGTGCCAAAACTGATAGAGACGTTAATGGAGTGTAAACAAATAGGTTGTGTAAATAGTATAATTACGAGAGAATTATAATTGATCGTTCGACTAATTAATGacaatttgttgtaaattgataaaaagaaCTTTTTATTTGCCGACCTAAACAACttctaatactttttattttacacgtacttttttaaaaggacattttataatgaagaaactgtagaaaataataaatataaagtaaataaaggaCTGAACTTCGCTTTGCTCAGTTttactttgaaaaaatttcccaatacaaaataaaaatgaattattgagGGTTACTTTGCAAGTTTCACAATGAagctatatttataaacacttCGATGTAAATAAAGGCCTGTACGTCGCTTCGCTccgtatttttacaaattatacttTGGACGTATCAATAAATACCAATTTGGTGTatgaataactaataaaatgtcaTCAAATAGATTTCCaccaatcaatatttaaaacaaaatcgaTGTACATGAACCCACCCTACCATCAAACattcatgtttaattttatgcgtAATTAAAAACCTTCAGTTTCTTTTTCAAAACCGGTTCTAAGTGAGGACAATCAAATCTGCCATCAACCAAAGTACAAAACCATTGAAACCACACGACGATAATTTAGAAAACACATACACAAACTGACATATACGAAACGAACGTTTTCTATACAGAAGGTAAAAACGCATCGTCAGTTTCCGTTAGCTGAACTTTCTTGTACCGTTCCGTCGAATTTCACTTTTCTATGTACTGACACGAAATCGTTCCATTTTCAGGGCATTGTACGGCTACATCAGGCTGCTGATACAGGTGAAAAGTCTGCACAGGCAGGACCTGACCCTCGCCGATATTTTCGCCAGGAATGTCAAGAAACATCCGCACAAACCCTGTATACTGTTCGAGGATCAGGAATGGGACTTTGCTAAGGTAATTTGTGGTCGCGTAAATTGCTGCAAAAACATTCGTTTCCTCATAAATggatattacatttattaataatcatcaTTATCTGGCTGGTTTAACATGGTATAAATGAATAGAGGacttttatagtttaatatttcatttttctattatgCACCGTGGGTTTTAGGTTTATTGAGTTTATAGATAAAACTATCGGGGGCAAGTaatgaaatattgtaattttattacaaaatacattCGTAGAAATATTGCGGACCGGTAATATAAAACCCCCTAGTAAGTATTAAGGATTCTAAACGATAACGTGCAACTTGATCCGTCACCGTTTCAaagaacaaacaaattatgGCACACaagcataaatattaaacacacTTGtctcataattgaaattttgctGGTGTAACATCGACATATTGTAtcacattgtttttattttatattcatagtagacttttaattttacaattaaatacctggtggtatttttgaatactattaaataatatatgaatgaCTGAATGgtacattttcataaaaaaaaataataactcaaaaactattgtaaAAAACTATGTTGTAAAAAGGCCATGGGACAAGGATACCGAATCGGCCCCAGAAAGGTATCGGGttcataatttcaggaaatgttgGTACTCATAAGATACTTTCATGCTCCAAGTTTCAGATTTTTATCTGTTACCgtttctgaataaatcaaaaaacactgaaaatcagtaaaaactGTTATTCTCAGCACCTtgtgaatcgattgatctCAATACCGGATATGTTTTGGGGCAAGATGGTAGCTtctaggaaaaaaaaataaaagtcgtTTCTATCTGCAGTTTTATAATGAAGAGTCTGTATAaatctgtataaattattatatatattatatataaaaaacactgAACGTTGCTTTGCTCCGTAGTTTTATCAAcaagaaactataaaaatttgtataggttataaaaaataaaaatcaaaaagttgCTACGCTCCCCAGTTTTATAAAGAAGAGattattgaaattgtataaaaaattaaacataatataaaggCTAAACGTAGATTTTGTAttgattattaacaaaaaacaaaatatcaacaaaacattaacaaaaaaatgtagaaatatttataaaaaataaataatagtaaaaagacTAAACGTGGCTCcgctattttataattaaaaaaactgtagAAACTTATTTAGATCATTAAAAAacgctttataattttataaaaaaagaaaaaacgtaGCTTCGCTCCGTCCTTTTATAAAGAAGAAACTCTAGAAAAAGctgtgaaaaaaaattaaaattaataaaagattaaaCGTCGCTTCGCTCCgctttataatgaaaaaaaaagtatattaatcataaaagGTCTAAACGTCGCTTCGCTCCACTGTTTTTATAATGAAGAATCTGtagataaatgtattaatatgtagaaataaattgagtatattaatcataaaagGCCTAAACGTTGCTTCGCTCCGCTGTTTTTATAATGAAGAATCTGTAGAACAATGTAGTAATATGTAGAAATAAATCGAgtatattaatcataaaagACCTAAACATCGCTTCGCTCCGCTGTTTTTATAATgaggaaactgtaaaaaaatgtattaatatgtAGGAATAAATCAAAGACAATACGTTGCTTCGCTCcgcagttttatttaatgtatagaaaaatattgaaaaaaacttGATTATGATGTATTTTAGGTGGACGAATTCAGCAATAAAGTAGCAAACGTGTTCAAATCTCACGGCTACAAAAAGGGCGACGTAGTCGCACTGTTTTTGGAAAACAAACCGGAATTCATATGTATCTGGTTGGGTCTGTCGAAATTGGGGGTCATCACGCCCTTAATCAACACGAACCAAAGACTGAACTCTCTCGTGCATTCCATCAACATTGCCAAAAGTCAGGCCGTAATTTTCGGCACCGAACTCTCTGAAGGTACGTTTATGTCCTCTCAAGATAGTTTATCTGTAATTAATTGCTTTTGCAGCTGTTGCAGATGTACTGGACAAGATCGAATCGAAGGTGGCGCTGTACCAGATCAGctgcaacaacaacaacacccAAGCAACCAACCAAAGATACGAAAACCTCGATCAGTTGATCAAAGATGCGCCAGCAACGGCGCCCCAAATAACCGAAAAGGTGGGTCACCACGATCACCTGGTGTACATCTACACGTCGGGCACCACCGGCCTGCCGAAAGCGGCCGTTATCACCACCTCCCGTTACGTCTTCATAGCGGCCGCCATCCATTGGCTGAGCAGGTTCAACGCCAACGACAGATTCTACACGCCCCTACCTTTGTACCACACGGCTGGCGGTTGCATGACGGTGGGTCAGATGTTGATTTTCGGCTCGACCATCATCATCCGCAAGAAGTTTTCGGCTTCCATGTACTTTTCGGATTGCATCAAGTACAACGCTACGGTACTACGTCGGATTTCCAATTAGACCTCGTTGCTAACCTACGTTTTGCATTGCAGATCGCCCAGTACATTGGTGAGATGTGCAGGTACATACTGGCAGTCAAGCCCAAGCCCACCGACACTCAGCACAAGCTCCGCATGATCTACGGCAACGGTCTGAGGCCGCAGATCTGGAGCGAGTTCGTGGAACGGTTTAACATCCCCAAAGTGGCTGAGTTTTACGGCGCCACCGAAGGCAACGCAAACATTGGTAATGTAGCACTATAATCTATGatctaattaaatactaaCGATTATTTTTTGTGCAGTGAACATCGACAACACGGTCGGTGCCATAGGGTTCGTCTCCCGCATCATCCCGCAAGTGTACCCCATCTCCATCATCAAGGTGGACCCCAACACCGGGGAGCCGGTGAGGGACGCCCGCGGGCTTTGCATGCTGTGCAAGCCGGACGAACCGGGCGTGTTCATAGGCAAGATCGTGCCCGGCAATCCGTCGCGGGCCTTCTTGGGCTACGTCGACCAAGAGGCGTCGAAGAAGAAGGTGGTGCGTGATGTCTTCAGGAAGGGCGACCAGGCCTTCCTGTCCGGCGATATTCTGGTCGCCGACGAGCTGGGGTACCTGTATTTCAAGGACAGGACGGGTGATACGTTCAGGTGGAAGGGAGAGAATGTGTCGACGTCGGAAGTGGAGGCGGTGCTCAGCAATTTGGTTGATTACAAGGACGTGGTGGTTTACGGGGTGGAGATCAGAGGTCAGGAGGGCAGGGCCGGTATGGCCGCCGTTTTGGACCCGGACAAGGCGGTGGACCTGAAGGCGCTGGCCGAGGGAATCAAGAAGGCTCTGCCGTCTTATGCCCGGCCCATTTTTGTCAGGGTTTTGGAGAAATTAGATCTGACAGGTACGAACTGTTTTATCCACATCACatggtttaaatatttatcgtcTTTTTGTAATGTAGGAACATACAAGTTGAAGAAGAACGATCTGCAAAAGGAGGGTTTCAATCCGTCACCGCTGACGGACAAAATCTACTACTTGGACAGCACAGGCGTCTACAGCCCGGTTACGCCGGAAGTGTACGATAAAATAAACAGCGGACTTATTAGAGTTTAGTTGGTTAAAAGCAATAAAAGCGGTGTTGTGTACTTTTTTCACCTGTGATTGTTCCTCTCTCGAATTGACTGAACATGGACCTTTTCCAGTTGAGATATATGTGCATTCGAATTTTTAACTgtacaatttttgtatttttcagaAACGTATTTTTGTATGCCTAAGCCGATTTTAGAtctttattatgtatattgtggttttgtttgtaatattattgttaaataaatatatttattttattagaggtGTCTCAATAAAAATGCCAAAGtaacgtttttaaaatatttattcaaaaacggCACAATAAATGCTTTCGGCATTACACCTGCAGCTGCTCCAACTCCTTGATTAGATCAGCTTCGCCCTTGATTTTAGCCAGTTGGTTTACTTCCAAAGTTTTACCCTGAGCTTGTTGTTCCTTCAGTTTTTCGATTGCATCGAGTTTCTGTAAATGCACACACACCCATTTAAGTGACAAAAACTGgtacaatttatgtattaataatacctTTTTAATGTTCTTAAGTTTCTTATCAGTTTCCGGATCTCCCGTCAGATTAATCTGCACGTTGCTTTTGATAACAGGACCGGCACTTTCACCCTCGTCCTTTTTGGCCGCCTTCTTCGCCTCCCGCTTCTTCTTATTCTTCAAACTCGCCTTGCTGGGCGCGTTATTTTGACCTAAACCAACAGCAAACAATTAAGCAGCCAAATCCTTCTCCCGTCATGCATACCAGGTTTGTGGGCATCCTCTTCGTCATCGTGCAACCTAAAGTTAACCGTCGGCCTGTTTCTGGCAGACGGTGGACGGTACGCCTGGGTCGAAGCTTGCGGCTGACTCGACTCGATGCCCTCCACCTTCTTCG
Coding sequences:
- the LOC109602337 gene encoding long-chain fatty acid transport protein 4-like, translating into MNKETNGKAEAVRESRDVESGKPPSADRDLVSGSSPLAEADETGRRRGRGTRTRPLRVLLRRLAIMTIVGAIAAALAALIWYFLGWLSLVQLVLVAVVAYVAAGNYRWFYVALKTAPRDIRALYGYIRLLIQVKSLHRQDLTLADIFARNVKKHPHKPCILFEDQEWDFAKVDEFSNKVANVFKSHGYKKGDVVALFLENKPEFICIWLGLSKLGVITPLINTNQRLNSLVHSINIAKSQAVIFGTELSEAVADVLDKIESKVALYQISCNNNNTQATNQRYENLDQLIKDAPATAPQITEKVGHHDHLVYIYTSGTTGLPKAAVITTSRYVFIAAAIHWLSRFNANDRFYTPLPLYHTAGGCMTVGQMLIFGSTIIIRKKFSASMYFSDCIKYNATIAQYIGEMCRYILAVKPKPTDTQHKLRMIYGNGLRPQIWSEFVERFNIPKVAEFYGATEGNANIVNIDNTVGAIGFVSRIIPQVYPISIIKVDPNTGEPVRDARGLCMLCKPDEPGVFIGKIVPGNPSRAFLGYVDQEASKKKVVRDVFRKGDQAFLSGDILVADELGYLYFKDRTGDTFRWKGENVSTSEVEAVLSNLVDYKDVVVYGVEIRGQEGRAGMAAVLDPDKAVDLKALAEGIKKALPSYARPIFVRVLEKLDLTGTYKLKKNDLQKEGFNPSPLTDKIYYLDSTGVYSPVTPEVYDKINSGLIRV